The sequence TGCGCCCCATTTTCATATTTCAATTTTGAATAGGCGCCATTCCCGTTGATCATAAAGACAACCTCTTTAAATCCACCGACACCCGTTGTGTTCGAGTCCATAATATCAATCTTCCAGCCCTGCGCTTCCGCATAGCGGTTATACATCCGGAATAAATCCCCGGCAAATAAAGCAGCCTCATCACCACCAGCAGCCCCACGAACTTCCATGATAACGTTTTTGTCATCGTTCGGATCTTTTGGCAATAATAAAATCTTCAGGCGCTCTTCCAATTCTTCCTGTTTCTCCGAAAGCTCCGAAATTTCCATTTTGGTCATTTCACGCATTTCATCATCCAAGTCATCCTCGAGCATTTCCTTCGCATCACTCAACTGCTCCGTAATGTCTTTATATTCACGATACGCCGTAATAATGTCTTGTAAATCCGCCTGTTCCTTCGAATATTCTCTTAATTTCTTCGAATCATTAATGACTTCCGGATCACTCAATAATTCATTTAATTTATCATAACGTGCTTCTAACGATTCTAAACGATCTAACACGCCCTTCACCTCTTTCTACGATTAACGAAACTTCACTAAGTTACAGTATAGTATAAAGCGAGACTTCCTTCAATGGGGAGGGTTGTCCATTGAAGGTTAGCGAAATTCACTTCAATGGATGTTATCCCAAAAAGGAGAGCATAACTACTATTGTACATTATTCGTGCTTATTTAGGTAATTAAAATAAAAAAAGCCTAGTCGCAATATAATTACGACCAGACTAATCTAAACCAGTAACAACCCGACATTTAAACTTTGAAATCGATCTTAGAGTATTTATCGGAAGAAAGTCTATAAAAATCCAGTTCTTCAAATTGACTAACAAAATCATTCCAATCTTCTCTTAATAACTGAATATTTTTATCTATACGCGATTCGGTCTTCTTATTCCAAGATCCATCTAATTGATCTTTTTGGATTTCCTTATATCCCGTCATAACCTCTTCATATTGGTTTTGAAATGGGGGCAATGAGTTTAAATTAGAAAATAACTCCTTGTACTGTTTTTGCTCAACTTGAACATCATGATTACCTTCCTGAATGTTCTTAATGGAATTTTTCATCCGATTTACAATCTGAACATATTCTCCTGCTTTTCCTTTGTCCCGGTTATAAATAGCCTCGTAAACACTTAATGACTTGTTAACCGTCTGATCCAACTTATCGTTTGTGTACTGGTTTGTTATTGAGAGCAGTTCATCTCTAACTGAATCAGGAGCCAGCTTTTCAGCTATAAGGTTTAACTTTTCTTGAGTCTGAAGATGATACATGCTTTCTTTATCACTCGTCCAACCATTTGAAAAATAATCTCCATTACGTTTTAATGCTGTTTTAATTAGTTCTGTTAGCTGATTTTTATCTTCTTCAGGAACCCCTTCTAATTTCCCCAAAAATGAAGAGTAATATTTGTCATAATCTGAGTCATTTTGTTCTTTCTCCTTCATTTCAGTAACTTTCAACCTTAAATCAGCATCTTTTCTCATCTCTCCTACAACATCAGAAAGAGTTAACTTGTCCAACTTTATACTCGCTGAATTCTTAATATCCTCACGTGTTGTTTGATTGGATTCAATACGCAAACTATTATTCAAGTGTAAAGACTGATTATTAAATGTGTTAATGTACAAGTTTAGTCACTCCTTTTAGTGAGGTCGATACATGGAATAAGCAAAATGATAAAGTCAATTCTCATTCGAATCTAATTCGTTACGATTAGAAGTAACAACCAGTTGTATAATATCAGAAGGTCTCAGTAGTCAGTAGCACTAACTTAAGGTAACAAATAACAGTGTGCAATTCGTACAAGTAATGAAACAATAAACTTTTTCATTTTACTTCTTATTTTTTAAAATATAATTCTATAACCTTTATCGGCTTTTTTTTCTTTTTTTAAATATTTTTCCTTATTATAGGTAATAATACCTGTAGTTTAATTTTTTAGTTTTAAATTTGATCCATCCTATACTAACCATTATTTGATAGCTGAACAGTTTGATTTTACTCTCAAGTTTAATAACCTGATTATAAAGCAATTGCAAAAGTATGCGGGGGTAAAAACCAGCACCATTAGCAGAGAAACCTCTTTTATAAATACAACATCAATAAATCCCACCTACTGATGCAGGTGGGATTTATTGAGTTAACTTATGTTCTATTTAATCAAACAAGAAATGTTTTCAAAGTGGTGGATTGACGTGGCATTTACGACATACCGGATAGTAGGCATCATTTCCTCCAATATGAATTTGTTCACCTTTATAGACTGGCTTGCCTCTTTCATCTACACGCAAATTCATAATAGCTTTTCTTGCACAAAACCAACATATTGTTTTCATTTCTTCAATTTTATCGGCATACAGTAAAAAATATTTACTTCCTTCAAACAATTCGTTTTGGAAGTCATTTTTTAAGCCAAAGCCCATTACAGGAATATCAAGATCATCAACGATCTTCGTTAACTGTAGAACGTGTTCTTTGTTTAGGAATTGCGCCTCGTCCACCAGTACACAATGTGGTCTTTGCTCGCAAAACTTAACTACGTCGTATATATTTGATTCTTCATATATTGGAAGTGCTTTTCTTTTAAGACCGATTCTGCTAGAAACGTAACCTATCTCATTTCTGTCATCAATTCCCGAAGTGAAGATTAAAACTGGTTTATCCTGTTCTTCGTAGTTATGGGCTACCTTTAATATTTCGATTGATTTCCCACTATTCATTGCTCCATATTTAAAATATAATTGTGCCACAATTCTCCCCCTTAACCTTCACTTTCCTTTTTATCTGTCTAACAGATATCTCTTCTGGTCCTTCATTGCTGCCTTATCGATTAAAGGTCTTCTGATTTTCCCTAGAGTTTTGTTCTCTATGTGTAAAAATTAGAGACGATTCTCCTGTTGTATTTATGTTAATCGTCTCAATAAACGCAACAGGAGAACCGCCCCTGTTTCATGTACATGTTACGAAAAAGCCCAACCGGCTCTAGCTAACATAAATAAAATTCAATTACCTATAATAGGGATTATATTTACTAGCGTTGCGATGATTTTGATATATTGTATGTGCAAGCGGGGCACGGAGCCTATTTCCGGAGCTTTGCTAAGCAGATTCTATCAAAATCACCACAAAATCAGACAGCTCCATTTTACATAATCCATATGAAGCATCCTTACTTGTACTTTTTCGTAACAGAACTTCCCCGCAGATGCCCCATTTGCTGGCAAAATTGGAGTCGTCATTATCTATATTCATAATCAAAATTGTGTTTTCTAATCAATTTCGGAAATAAAAAACAGGCAAATAATTGATGCATTTGCCTGTTTCGAAGGATTAATATCCTATTATATCTCCGTACAATGAAAAAATACCAATTAGCTAAGGTTGTATTTTTTCTTGAATCGGTCAACACGACCGCCGACTTTGTCAGCTTTTTGCTTACCAGTATAGAACGGGTGAGAAGCTGAGCTGATCTCTACACGGATTAATGGGTATGTGTTGCCATCTTCCCATTCGATTGTTTCATCAGATGATGTTGTAGATCCGCCTAGAAATTTGTAGTCAGAACTTGTATCAAGAAAAACTACTTTTTGGTATTCTGGATGAATGCCTTTTTTCATGTCTGTCCACTCCTTTTGCCCTGAATCCTTAAGAAACAGAGTGAGATTATGCGACGCACGCACTTTTGTCATACAGAAAGATTATAACAATCTCACCTATTGAATGCAAGCTTAATTTAATAAAAATCAATAGCTGGTATCAATTGTCATCTTCCCTTAATTATTTGTCGGTTTTTTTGTCCCTTTTCGCTTCATTTCTTCCTCTAATACAGAAATGAATTCTTCATTATTTTTCGTGGAGCGTAATTTACGCAGGAACCGCTCTAAGAAATCTGGTGAATCCTGCATACTCTTGCGGATCGCCCACATTTTTTCTAAATGCTGCTTCGACACAAGTAATTCTTCTTTACGTGTGCTGGAACGAAGAATATCAATCGCAGGGAAAATACGACGCTGGGCAAGATTACGGTCAAGATGCAGCTCCATATTTCCAGTTCCTTTAAATTCTTCGTAAATCACATCATCCATTCGAGAACCTGTTTCCACGAGCGCTGTTGCCAAAATAGTAAAGCTTCCGCCATCTTCGATATTACGGGCAGCACCGAAGAATCGTTTCGGACGGTGGAACGCTGCAGGGTCAATACCACCAGATAACGTTCTTCCACTCGGAGGAATTACCAGGTTATATGCTCGCGCAAGACGTGTAATACTATCCATTAAGACAACAACGTCTTTCTTATGTTCCACTAAACGCATCGCACGTTCTAGCACAAGTTCTGCTACTTTAATATGATTTTCCGGCACTTCATCAAACGTCGAGCTGACAACATCGACATTCTCGTCAACCGAGCGTTCGATATCCGTTACTTCCTCAGGACGCTCGTCCACCAGCAGGATAATCAGCTTCGTATTTGGATGATTTCTGGTGATACTGTTGGCAATTTGTTTCAACAGCATCGTCTTCCCCGCTTTTGGCGGTGCAACGATCAGTCCACGCTGCCCATAACCAACTGGCGTTAACAAGTCCATAATTCTAGTCGAGATTAACTTCGTGTCTGTTTCAAGGTTCATTAAACGATCTGGATACAATGGGGTCAGAGCTGGAAAGTGTACACGTTCTTTCGCCGCTTCCGGATCTTCACCGTTTACCGCATCTACATGCAATAGTCCATAGTAACGCTCATTTTCTTTTGGAGGACGAACTTTACCGGAGACTTTATCACCGTTACGCAAATCAAAACGACGAATTTGCGATGCCGAGATATAAATATCCTCTGCACTTGGCGAATAATTTATTGGACGAAGGAAACCAAACCCTTCTGTCGGGATAATTTCCAGAATACCATCCATAAATAAGTAGCCGCTTTTCTCTGCTTGTGCTTTTAATATAGAAAAGATTAATTCACGTTTTGTTAATTTAGCATAATAAGACACTTTATATTCTTTCGCTTGTGCATAAAGTTCTTTTAATGTCATTGATTCTAATTCAGAAATTGTTACTTCACTCACAAAATCACCACACCTATTTTTTATGTTGTTCCATCTTTCGTAATTCGAGATTAACCGTTCACAACTTGATAAACACGGGGAATAGCATCAATTCTATGAATTGACTATTATTCAATGGTTAATAAAATTGTTTCAATGTTTTTAAAAATGTAATCAGTTTAGGAAACTCAATTGGAGCACTGAGATCACTTAAAATCCCAAGAAGAGTATGAGATGGAAGCAAGTTATATTTTACTTTTTATTTGATACTTGGAAGAACTCCATTATACGGAAAAATCGAGATCTTGTATTCTTTTTATATAGTACATGGTTAGGACAAGATATTCAACTAATTTTTGCAGAATTTCATATTTTTTATGATTTAGTTTGTGAAAAAATGACTTTTTGTGGAATATAAGGGGCTTTACAGTTCCAATAATGAAAGATGCTCCTTGCAGATATGTATACAATACATATCAACATGACCACTTGCCAGTTAACTTATCAGCACAGTGGTTATTTTGATATGTTTCATGTACTGGGATACCGCTCCGTCCAACCACTTCGCGTCCTGCGGGGCACGGCTGAAGCTAGGCTATTACTAGAATTACTACTCTGCTGCCTTGCACCGAGGAAGCCTACTTCGAAGCGTTACTAGTAGACACAGGTGCAGACGTTGTGGATCTTCAGCGCCTGCCTGTCCCGTGGGAGTCTACGTGGTTGGCCTACGCTAGGATGGGAGCTCTACAACTGATGCGACATGAAGGATATGGACCACTATCTGCATGGATAGCCATTTTTATGATTTATAATGTCTAGCACCACTGCTTTTAGCTCTGCCATTCGTTGTAGCACTTCCCTGAAGCGTAGGAAATAGGCGGAGACTCCTCATGCCTCAGCGCGAGCTGAAGATCCACATCATTTGTGACTGTGTCTGCAAGCATTGCTTCGAAGTGAGCTTCCTCGGCACAAGGCAGCACAGATGTTATTCAAGTAGTAGCCTAGCTGAATCCGTGCCACCAGGACGCGAAGCCTATTTCCGGAGCTTTGCTAAGCAGATAAACTATATCAAAATTACTATTCTATAATACAGCCTTATTTGACACAATCCATATTATAGGAAGTCCATTTCTTGTTCAATGTGCTTACTGCTGTGACTGTGTTTATAGCTTTCTTCTGCGATAAAAAAGAGAAACGCTTGGCGCTTCTCTTTTTTTAGTTATGAATTTTGGAATTGCTGAATTTCTTTTTCTGTCATTTCTTCGCGCCATACTTTTGCTCCGAGGTTTTCTAATTTTTCGGTAATATTGGCATAGCCGCGGTCAATGTGATCTAAACCGGTAATCTCCGTTACACCGTTCGCCATCAGACCCGCTACAATTAATGACGCACCAGCGCGGAGGTCACTCGCTTTTACTTTAGCACCTTCTAGCGGTGTCGGTCCTTGAATGATCGCTGAGCTGCCTTCTACTTTAATCTGAGCGTTCATTCTTCGCAATTCATCGATATGTTTAAACCTTGCCTGGTAAATTGTATCAGTGACAACTCCTGTGCCTTCCGCTTTCGTCATTAGGGAGGTGAATGGCTGCTGTAAATCGGTTGGGAAGCCAGGATGGACTAACGTCTTAATGTCCACGCACTTAAGCTTATCACTTCGAGAAATTAAGAGCTGTTCTTCCCCTTCCTCAATTTGCACGCCCATCTCACGCAATTTTGCCAGCAATGGTTCCAGGTGCTGCGGAATCACATTATCAATCAGTACCTTTTCACCTTGTGCTGCCGCCATGATCGTATAGGTACCCGCTTCAATTCGGTCAGGAATAATCGTATGCATGCAACCAGTCAATTCCTCAACGCCATCGATTCTGATCACATCAGTACCAGCACCTTTGATTCTTGCGCCCATGCTTGTCAATAATGTTGCTACATCAATAATTTCGGGTTCTCTTGCCGCATTTTCAATAACTGTTCTGCCTTTTGCCTTCACAGCTGCCAGCATAATATTAATAGTCGCGCCAACACTGACCACGTCAAGATAGATACGGGCTCCTGTCAATTCTTTGGCACGCAAATAAATTGCACCCTGTTCATTGGTAACAGTTGCACCAAGTGCTTCGAAACCTTTAATATGCTGATCGATCGGTCGTGGACCAAGGTAACAGCCACCTGGCAAACCGATAACTGCTTCTTTAAATCGTCCCAGCATCGCTCCCATGAAATAATAGGATGCTCTTAATTTCTTCACCCGTCCATTCGGTAATGGCATAGCCGTCATCTCAGCCGGGTCAATATGAACAGTTTGTCCTCTTCGTTCCACTGTTCCACCGATTTCTTCTAATAAACAACTTAACGTTTCTACATCTGAAATATCTGGTAAACCTTCAATAATTACTTTCGAATCTGCCAAAATCGATGCTGGTAACAACGCCACCGCACTATTCTTCGCGCCGCTGATCCGAACTTTTCCGTTTAACAAATGGCCGCCCTCAATAAGCAACTTTTGCATGGTATCTATTCCCTCACTTTCAAGGATTCCTGTCGTCATTTTGTCCACTTAACATGTATAATTATAGCTTGTGCAACACTTGCCAAATTTATGTAATAAAAAACACATTAATCTTATTATATCTTATTTATAGAGGTTTTCAAACAGTTGATTCGATGACTATTTGATGAAATAAATGTGGGTTGTTGATGGTGGAGACTTATTGCATGAGTTTGCAGTAATAGAACTAGCCCCTGGGCTGGATCTTGAATAAGGCAGTTATCCAAATGACGAATAGTGCAGCTTTGGACATGAAAAGACAATCGGATTGATTCTTATGGACAGCTTTTTCGTCTTCGCTCATTTTCTGTCCATAAGATCCTTTCTTGCGGACAACTTTTCCGACTTCGCTTATTTTCTGTCCATTAGCTCCATCCTTATGAACAACTTTCACGATCCCTCTAAAAATCCATACAAAAAGCCACTCCGTGAAGAGTGGCTTTACATGTATACTTACGCTTTATTAGAAGAACCGAATTCGCGCATTTTAGAAATAACTGTTTCTTTGATTGCGTCGCGTCCAGGTCCTAAATATTTACGTGGGTCGATCATTTCTGGGTTTGCTTCTAATACTTCACGAACCACTTTTGTTTGTTGGATTTGGTTTTCTGTATTTACATTGATTTTAGATGTACCATAAGAAATGGCCTTTTGAATATCTTTTACAGGGATACCAGTTCCACCATGAAGTACTAATGGAATACCAGCAATAGTGTTGATTTCTTCCATTTCTTTGAATCCTAAGTTTGGTTCACCTTGGTAAGGACCGTGTACAGAACCTAGTGCAGGTGCAAGACAGTCAATACCAGTACGTTGAACTAGCTCTTTACATTCATTTGCATCTGCATACATGATTCCACCTTGTACGCCATCTTCATTACCACCAACTGTACCAAGCTCTGCTTCTACAGAAACTCCGTGGAAATGTGCCAGTTCTACTACTTTAGAAGTAACAGCGATATTTTCATCGAATGGATCGTGTGAAGCGTCAATCATAACAGAAGTGAATCCTGCATGGATTGCTTTCGCACAAGATTC is a genomic window of Gracilibacillus salinarum containing:
- a CDS encoding thymidine kinase, coding for MAQLYFKYGAMNSGKSIEILKVAHNYEEQDKPVLIFTSGIDDRNEIGYVSSRIGLKRKALPIYEESNIYDVVKFCEQRPHCVLVDEAQFLNKEHVLQLTKIVDDLDIPVMGFGLKNDFQNELFEGSKYFLLYADKIEEMKTICWFCARKAIMNLRVDERGKPVYKGEQIHIGGNDAYYPVCRKCHVNPPL
- a CDS encoding UDP-N-acetylglucosamine 1-carboxyvinyltransferase, whose product is MQKLLIEGGHLLNGKVRISGAKNSAVALLPASILADSKVIIEGLPDISDVETLSCLLEEIGGTVERRGQTVHIDPAEMTAMPLPNGRVKKLRASYYFMGAMLGRFKEAVIGLPGGCYLGPRPIDQHIKGFEALGATVTNEQGAIYLRAKELTGARIYLDVVSVGATINIMLAAVKAKGRTVIENAAREPEIIDVATLLTSMGARIKGAGTDVIRIDGVEELTGCMHTIIPDRIEAGTYTIMAAAQGEKVLIDNVIPQHLEPLLAKLREMGVQIEEGEEQLLISRSDKLKCVDIKTLVHPGFPTDLQQPFTSLMTKAEGTGVVTDTIYQARFKHIDELRRMNAQIKVEGSSAIIQGPTPLEGAKVKASDLRAGASLIVAGLMANGVTEITGLDHIDRGYANITEKLENLGAKVWREEMTEKEIQQFQNS
- the fba gene encoding class II fructose-1,6-bisphosphate aldolase, which translates into the protein MPLVSMKEMLETANKNRYAVGQFNLNNLEYVQAILQAAEEEKSPVILGVSEGAGKYMGGFNVVVAMVEATMEAQGTTVPVAIHLDHGSSFESCAKAIHAGFTSVMIDASHDPFDENIAVTSKVVELAHFHGVSVEAELGTVGGNEDGVQGGIMYADANECKELVQRTGIDCLAPALGSVHGPYQGEPNLGFKEMEEINTIAGIPLVLHGGTGIPVKDIQKAISYGTSKINVNTENQIQQTKVVREVLEANPEMIDPRKYLGPGRDAIKETVISKMREFGSSNKA
- the rho gene encoding transcription termination factor Rho yields the protein MSEVTISELESMTLKELYAQAKEYKVSYYAKLTKRELIFSILKAQAEKSGYLFMDGILEIIPTEGFGFLRPINYSPSAEDIYISASQIRRFDLRNGDKVSGKVRPPKENERYYGLLHVDAVNGEDPEAAKERVHFPALTPLYPDRLMNLETDTKLISTRIMDLLTPVGYGQRGLIVAPPKAGKTMLLKQIANSITRNHPNTKLIILLVDERPEEVTDIERSVDENVDVVSSTFDEVPENHIKVAELVLERAMRLVEHKKDVVVLMDSITRLARAYNLVIPPSGRTLSGGIDPAAFHRPKRFFGAARNIEDGGSFTILATALVETGSRMDDVIYEEFKGTGNMELHLDRNLAQRRIFPAIDILRSSTRKEELLVSKQHLEKMWAIRKSMQDSPDFLERFLRKLRSTKNNEEFISVLEEEMKRKGTKKPTNN
- the prfA gene encoding peptide chain release factor 1 — translated: MLDRLESLEARYDKLNELLSDPEVINDSKKLREYSKEQADLQDIITAYREYKDITEQLSDAKEMLEDDLDDEMREMTKMEISELSEKQEELEERLKILLLPKDPNDDKNVIMEVRGAAGGDEAALFAGDLFRMYNRYAEAQGWKIDIMDSNTTGVGGFKEVVFMINGNGAYSKLKYENGAHRVQRVPETESGGRIHTSTATVVVMPEAEEVEVDVHEKDIRVDTFASSGPGGQSVNTTMSAVRLTHEPTGIVVSIQDEKSQIKNKEKAMKVLRARIYDKFQQEAQAEYDQTRKSAVGSGDRSERIRTYNFPQNRVTDHRIGLTIQKLDQILEGKMNEIVEALIIEEQAQKMEEIGE
- a CDS encoding type B 50S ribosomal protein L31, whose translation is MKKGIHPEYQKVVFLDTSSDYKFLGGSTTSSDETIEWEDGNTYPLIRVEISSASHPFYTGKQKADKVGGRVDRFKKKYNLS